One window from the genome of Garra rufa chromosome 1, GarRuf1.0, whole genome shotgun sequence encodes:
- the LOC141339586 gene encoding uncharacterized protein isoform X1, whose product MAGVKTNSCSHTETKAQKTTIKRSVLTCQQCGKTYNRKENLKVHMRVHTGERPFTCQQCGKSFIRKRNLTYHMRVHTGKRPFVCQQCGKRFAERGSLNVHMIIHTGEKPYTCKLCGMSFNRKSNLKKHTNIHTGERPFTCQQCGKSFNQKDKLQNHMRIHTGEKPYACSQCERSFAQKHSLDAHIRFHTGEKPYTCKLCGKSFGRKSSLDKHTNIHSGEKPFMCSQCPRSFIQKCSLDVHMKTHTGEKPFTCQQCGKRFTQKSTLNRHMKIHTGEKPVTCTHLNKSFSERGNLKVHMNIHTEKRPFTCHQCGKSFTCKRSLEEHMRIHTGEFPFTCQQCEKSFKRKTALEEHTRIHTGESPFTCQQCGKSFTRKINLESHMGIHTGEKPFSCQLCGKSFTRNVELKRHMRIHTGEKPYICSQCGKSFAQNRDLIVHMRIHTGENPFICHQCGRRFNHRVGLNRHMRTHTGERT is encoded by the exons atggCTGGAGTAAAAACAAATAGTTGCTCACATActgaaacaaaagcacaaaagacGACAATAAAAAGAAGTGTTttaacctgccaacagtgtggaaaaacttacaacagaaaggaaaaccttaaagtccacatgagagttcatactggagaaagacctttcacctgtcaacaatgtggaaagagtttcattcgaaAAAGAAACCTTACTtaccacatgagagttcacactggaaagagaccctttgtctgccaacagtgtggaaagagatttgcTGAAAGAGGAAGTCTTAATGTTCACATGATCATTCACAcgggagaaaagccttacacctgcaaactatgTGGAATGAGCTTCAATCGAAAATCAAACCTTAAAAAACACACgaacattcacactggagaaagacctttcacctgccaacagtgtggaaagagtttcaatcaaaaagACAAGCTTCaaaaccacatgagaattcacactggagagaagccttacgcaTGCTCTCAATGTGAAAGGAGTTTTGCAcaaaaacacagccttgatgcccacatcagatttcacactggagaaaagccttacacctgcaaactatgTGGAAAGAGCTTTGGTCGAAAATCAAGCCTtgataaacacacaaacattcaCAGTGGAGAAAAACCTTTCATGTGTTCTCAGTGTCCAAGGAGTTTTATACAGAAATGTTCCCTTGatgtccacatgaaaactcatactggagagaaacctttcacttgtcaacaatgtggaaagagattcactcAAAAATCAACACTTAATAgacacatgaagattcacactggagaaaagcctg TTACTTGCACCCACCTTAACA AGAGTTTCAGTGAAcgaggaaaccttaaagtccacatgaataTTCACACTGAAAAAAGGCCTTTCACCTGCCAtcagtgtgggaaaagtttcacTTGCAAAAGAAGTCTTGAagagcacatgagaattcacacaggagagtttccctttacctgccaacagtgtgaaaagagtttcaaaCGTAAAACAGCTCTTGAAGAGCACACAAGAATCCACACAGGAGAGAGTCCCTTTACCTGccagcagtgtggaaagagtttcactcgtaaaATAAATCTTGAAAGCCACATGGGAATTCATACTGGGGAGAAACCTTTTTCCTGCCAACTGTGTGGAAAAAGCTTTACTCGTAATGTAGagcttaaaaggcacatgagaattcacactggagaaaagccttacatctGCAGccagtgtgggaaaagtttcgCTCAAAATAGAGACcttatagtccacatgagaatacACACTGGAGAAAATCCCTTTATTTGTCATCAATGTGGAAGAAGATTCAATCATAGAGTaggccttaacagacacatgagaactcacactggagagaggacATAA
- the LOC141339586 gene encoding uncharacterized protein isoform X2 codes for MVFIKEESEDTTIEETFRVKHEDTETQTDLMTLKEESQELNEKEDDLQHEKHDFMAGVKTNSCSHTETKAQKTTIKRSVLTCQQCGKTYNRKENLKVHMRVHTGERPFTCQQCGKSFIRKRNLTYHMRVHTGKRPFVCQQCGKRFAERGSLNVHMIIHTGEKPYTCKLCGMSFNRKSNLKKHTNIHTGERPFTCQQCGKSFNQKDKLQNHMRIHTGEKPYACSQCERSFAQKHSLDAHIRFHTGEKPYTCKLCGKSFGRKSSLDKHTNIHSGEKPFMCSQCPRSFIQKCSLDVHMKTHTGEKPFTCQQCGKRFTQKSTLNRHMKIHTGEKPFTCHQCGKSFTCKRSLEEHMRIHTGEFPFTCQQCEKSFKRKTALEEHTRIHTGESPFTCQQCGKSFTRKINLESHMGIHTGEKPFSCQLCGKSFTRNVELKRHMRIHTGEKPYICSQCGKSFAQNRDLIVHMRIHTGENPFICHQCGRRFNHRVGLNRHMRTHTGERT; via the exons atggtgtttattaaagaggagagtgaagacacaACGATTGAAgagacattcagagtcaaacatgaagatactgagacacaaacag acctgatgacactgaaagaggagagtcaagaactcaatgaaaaggAAGATGATCTCCAgcatgagaaacatgatttcatggCTGGAGTAAAAACAAATAGTTGCTCACATActgaaacaaaagcacaaaagacGACAATAAAAAGAAGTGTTttaacctgccaacagtgtggaaaaacttacaacagaaaggaaaaccttaaagtccacatgagagttcatactggagaaagacctttcacctgtcaacaatgtggaaagagtttcattcgaaAAAGAAACCTTACTtaccacatgagagttcacactggaaagagaccctttgtctgccaacagtgtggaaagagatttgcTGAAAGAGGAAGTCTTAATGTTCACATGATCATTCACAcgggagaaaagccttacacctgcaaactatgTGGAATGAGCTTCAATCGAAAATCAAACCTTAAAAAACACACgaacattcacactggagaaagacctttcacctgccaacagtgtggaaagagtttcaatcaaaaagACAAGCTTCaaaaccacatgagaattcacactggagagaagccttacgcaTGCTCTCAATGTGAAAGGAGTTTTGCAcaaaaacacagccttgatgcccacatcagatttcacactggagaaaagccttacacctgcaaactatgTGGAAAGAGCTTTGGTCGAAAATCAAGCCTtgataaacacacaaacattcaCAGTGGAGAAAAACCTTTCATGTGTTCTCAGTGTCCAAGGAGTTTTATACAGAAATGTTCCCTTGatgtccacatgaaaactcatactggagagaaacctttcacttgtcaacaatgtggaaagagattcactcAAAAATCAACACTTAATAgacacatgaagattcacactggagaaaa GCCTTTCACCTGCCAtcagtgtgggaaaagtttcacTTGCAAAAGAAGTCTTGAagagcacatgagaattcacacaggagagtttccctttacctgccaacagtgtgaaaagagtttcaaaCGTAAAACAGCTCTTGAAGAGCACACAAGAATCCACACAGGAGAGAGTCCCTTTACCTGccagcagtgtggaaagagtttcactcgtaaaATAAATCTTGAAAGCCACATGGGAATTCATACTGGGGAGAAACCTTTTTCCTGCCAACTGTGTGGAAAAAGCTTTACTCGTAATGTAGagcttaaaaggcacatgagaattcacactggagaaaagccttacatctGCAGccagtgtgggaaaagtttcgCTCAAAATAGAGACcttatagtccacatgagaatacACACTGGAGAAAATCCCTTTATTTGTCATCAATGTGGAAGAAGATTCAATCATAGAGTaggccttaacagacacatgagaactcacactggagagaggacATAA